The nucleotide sequence CCCTGCTGCTGATTCACGCAGAGCTCGTTCTTGGCCCCCTCTTTGTTCAGGCGCTTGCCGATGGCCTGGCCGGCCAGCGTTTCATCCTGGCCCACATACATGGGAATGCCCATCGACTTCCAGGTGGAAAAGCCGGAATTCACGCCGACCACCGGGATACCGTCCTTCAGCGCCTGCTGGACCAGCGGCTTCATCGCGTCGGGGAAAGCGAGAGTGAGCGCAATACCGTCGACGTGCTGGGTGATCACGTTCTGAAGCTTCGCGGCCTGCTTGTCCGGCGAGTCGCCATGCAGATAGATCAGATCGACATTGTCCTTCTTCGCCGCCGCGGTGGCGCCCTTGCGCACCAGATCCCAGAACGTGTCGCCGGCTTGAGCGTGAGTGATAAGCGCTATCTTGTACTGCTTGGCATGGCTGTCCGCCGCCCATGCCGTGGCCGCGCTACCCACCGCGGCGAGCCCGAGTACCAGAGCGGCCGCAATCAGGCGTGTACGCCCCCGGCCATTGGTGAACAATCGCATATCGGATCTCCTCCTTCGTGCTGCTTTTTTGGTCTTGATGCGACGCCAACGGCAGAAATCGATGACGTGCTACTGATCGAGCGCGGCCACATCGACGATGAGGCATCTGCCCTTGCCCATGACAATGATGGAACGTATATATCGCCGCAACTATTTTTGAAATTTTTAGGCTAATCCATTGGTCGAATGAAAGCCGGTGCGCGCGACGAATCGAACAAACCGCTCTTTGTTCAATACCCTACGGCGCATTCAAGAAATGAGGAGACGCTGCGAACGAATACGAACCCACGCCCCGCGGCCGCCCGATTTGGCGATGCGAGAGGCAAGGCGGGATATACGCGCAAATTCGAGCGCTTTCCGAAAGACCGAACACGGGCAACGGCAGCGTCGCGTTCTGGGACAGGGTCTTCGAGCTGTCGGCTCTGCAACATCGCCGGTGCCACGGGCGCCGCTCACCCGAGAATCACTGGCGACGGCGATGCGTCGAAACGATCCGGCCTACGGCTCAGGCAAACCGACGACGTATCTGGCTTTCGAACGCTTCCAGCGATTTGCCGCGTGTTTCAGGCACCATCGCGACGGTGAAGATCAGCCCGAGGATCGAAATACCCGAGAAGATGAAGAATGTGGGACCGACGCCCAGGGCCGCCACCACCGGCGGAAAACCGAACGCCACGAGCGCATTGGCCAACCAAAGCACGAACACGCAAATGCCCATGGCGAGGCTTCGAATCTTCAGTGGGAAAATCTCCGAAAGCATCAACCACACCAATGGCCCCAGCGTGCCCTGCATGCAAAACACGAATGCCACTACGAAGACCAGTACCAGATACGGTTTGATCGCCACAGCCGGCATGAACATCGCCGATAGCCCGACGAGCACGTGGAACAATGCGATCAGGGCGAAGCCGCCGATCAGCATCGTGCGCCGGTCGAGCTTGTTGATCAGCAGAATGCCGACGGTGATGCCGAGCACACTGAACAGGCCGTTGAGCGTATTGGCAACCACAGCCCCGTTGTTTGAAAAACCGGAACTCTCCAGCAGCTGCGTGCCGTAATACATGATCGCGTTGATGCCGGTAAATTGCTGGAATATACCGAGCACGGCACCGATGAGGATCAGGCGCCGAACCCACGGCACGGTGAGATCCGACCACTGCCCACACCGACTTTTCTGCTCGTGTTCAACCAGCGAATCGACTTCGGCGATCTCGGCCTCGGCGCGCTCCGGCGAGCGGATTTGCTTGAGCACGTCGAGCGCGTCGTCGCGCCGGTTCTGCTCGCTCAGCCAGCGCGGGCTTTCCGGCACACGCAGCATGCCGATCAACAGCGCGAACGCCGGCAACACGCCGATCACGAGCATGTAACGCCAGATACCGGGGTAATCGCCCCATACCGTCATGATCACGGCGTTGATGATGAAAGCCGCGAACTGGCCCGAGACGATCATGATTTCGTTGCGCGTCACCAGGCTGCCCCGTCTTTCGGTCGGCGCCACTTCGGCGAGATACACCGGAACAGTGGTAGACGCACCGCCCACCGCCAGCCCGAGAACGAATCGGGATACCGACAGCACCTGCCAGCTGGGTGAAATGGCCTCACCGACCGTACCGACGATGAAAACACCCGACAGCATGAGAATGGTGTATCGCCGGCCGGATACATCCGAAATCTTGCCGCCAATGGCGGCGCCGAGGGCGGCACCGAAGATCAGAATGCTCACGGCAAAACCCTGGGTCAGCGGCGTAAGGCCCAGATCGATTTTCATCGGGTTCACGGCGCCATTGATCACGCCGGTGTCGTAACCGAACAACAGCCCGCCGAACGTCGCGATGAATGCGATCGTTCCCAATTTGCGGGTGTGAGATCCCGGCTGGTTCAAAGCAGCGGTCACCTGAGCTGAAGACGCTCGAGTATTCACGCAAATATCCTCCAAGACGACCCCTAGGGCTGATTCGGGAACGACTGAAAGCGCCATCCGTGCGTGCGAAGTGGCTGTGCCACAGTCCGGGAGAGCCGAACCACGGCAGCCGAAGCGCGCTGCGTCAGGCTACTTTCGGGCCGCCCGGTATCGACTCCGCCGCGGCCCGGCCCATGCGATCGTCGCGCCGACTTGCACACACGCGTGACGACGACAGTCATTGTCGGTATTCAATGCCAATGGAAGCTACTTGGCTCGCCCGCGAATAGTCAAACCTTTTATTTCATCATTTTGTCTCATGGAATTTATTTTCCATACTTGTTTCAATCGGCTCATCTCGAATCCGGAGAGCGCTTTGCGCCGGCTTCCCATAAGCACAAATCCAGGGATTTCGATATGAACAAAACACGCATTGGCATTTTCGGCGCCGGATACATCGCCTCGGTTCATGCCGACATTCTCGGCCAGGACGACCGGGTCGAACTGGTCGGTGTGGCCGACATGGTCGAAGCCAACGCCACGCGCCTCGCTACTCAGGTCGGCAACGCCCGGACCGGCACAACGCTCGAGGAGCTGTTCCGCATGGACGTCGACACGGTCTACATCACCACACCGAACACCACTCATGTCGAGCCGGTCGTCGCCGCGCTCGGCGAAGGGCTGAACGTGTTCTGTGAAAAACCGATGGCGACCGACCTGGCCGGCGGAGAACGCATCCGGGAGGCTGCGCTGGCCTCAACCGGCGTCTACAACCTGGGCATGAATCGTCGGTATGCCTATACCCACGACAAGCTCAAGTCGCTGATCGAGACGGGCGATCTCATGCCGTACAGCGCACAGTTCAAGCTCAACCGCGGTGAGCTATTGCGCCCCGCCTGGACCGCCGACCCGAGCAAGACCGGCGGTTTCCTCTACGAAACGACGATTCACCAGATCGACCTGCTGCAATACCTTTTCGGCTCTATCGCCACGCTGCGATGCGCGGCCCGCAGCGCCATATCGGACGCCGAGTTCGATGACTTTTCCATGCTATTCACATTCGAATCCGGCGTGGTTGCAACGCTCAGTTCGTCGGCACATTCAGGCTGGAGCTTCCCGTTCGAGCGCGTCGAGATCTACGGCCGCTACGCCACGGCGGCGACCGAAGAGCTGGAACGCGTGCGCTACGCGCTCGATCTCGATCAGACCAT is from Salinisphaera sp. LB1 and encodes:
- a CDS encoding substrate-binding domain-containing protein, with translation MRLFTNGRGRTRLIAAALVLGLAAVGSAATAWAADSHAKQYKIALITHAQAGDTFWDLVRKGATAAAKKDNVDLIYLHGDSPDKQAAKLQNVITQHVDGIALTLAFPDAMKPLVQQALKDGIPVVGVNSGFSTWKSMGIPMYVGQDETLAGQAIGKRLNKEGAKNELCVNQQQGAVQLAARCKGVADTFKGKSETLYLEGYDMSKARSRIMAKLMQDPQIDTVVTLGAPFAPVAVDAARKAHSKASVVTFDLNPRTAKLVKEGKVKWAVDQQPWLQGYEAVDLLYLNLTNGDTLGGGNAVLTGPAFVTQDNIDKVMKYVKRGTR
- a CDS encoding sugar porter family MFS transporter, which encodes MTAALNQPGSHTRKLGTIAFIATFGGLLFGYDTGVINGAVNPMKIDLGLTPLTQGFAVSILIFGAALGAAIGGKISDVSGRRYTILMLSGVFIVGTVGEAISPSWQVLSVSRFVLGLAVGGASTTVPVYLAEVAPTERRGSLVTRNEIMIVSGQFAAFIINAVIMTVWGDYPGIWRYMLVIGVLPAFALLIGMLRVPESPRWLSEQNRRDDALDVLKQIRSPERAEAEIAEVDSLVEHEQKSRCGQWSDLTVPWVRRLILIGAVLGIFQQFTGINAIMYYGTQLLESSGFSNNGAVVANTLNGLFSVLGITVGILLINKLDRRTMLIGGFALIALFHVLVGLSAMFMPAVAIKPYLVLVFVVAFVFCMQGTLGPLVWLMLSEIFPLKIRSLAMGICVFVLWLANALVAFGFPPVVAALGVGPTFFIFSGISILGLIFTVAMVPETRGKSLEAFESQIRRRFA
- a CDS encoding Gfo/Idh/MocA family protein — encoded protein: MNKTRIGIFGAGYIASVHADILGQDDRVELVGVADMVEANATRLATQVGNARTGTTLEELFRMDVDTVYITTPNTTHVEPVVAALGEGLNVFCEKPMATDLAGGERIREAALASTGVYNLGMNRRYAYTHDKLKSLIETGDLMPYSAQFKLNRGELLRPAWTADPSKTGGFLYETTIHQIDLLQYLFGSIATLRCAARSAISDAEFDDFSMLFTFESGVVATLSSSAHSGWSFPFERVEIYGRYATAATEELERVRYALDLDQTIHSEDYTHIPFAEKGGYVKEDRLFVDALVDGGTPPVGIDDAWALNLLLAAIYESARENKEIDFAQRVRAAIG